Sequence from the Calditrichota bacterium genome:
CTCTTCGCAAGTTGTTGGGAACTCGGAGTCTATGCCTACTCGCTCGAAGACCCCGACAATCCACGCCGCGTCGGATATTATGACACGCCCGGACGATCTCATCAAGCCTTGGCGCAGGATGGCTATCTCTATGTGGCTGACTCCGATGAGATTGGAATTTACGATGTTGGTGAAATTACCGGTTGGTGGGCGCCGGTACTGTCGGATACAGCGCACGACTTCGGCGAAGTGGAGTTGGACAGTTCCGCCCAGTGGCAGTTCACGCTGACGAACAACGCCCAACACCCGATGCAACTATTCTCGGCATCCGTTGATGATTCGAGTTTTGCCGCGATTCTCGACAGCGTTGTTTTGGAATCGGGCGAGCGGAGTTCTATATCAGTGCGATTCCGGCCAAGATCGGCTGAAGAATATACCGGAACGCTGACCATTCATACTGATCGTCGTAGATTGACGGTAGCACTAACCGGGCGCGGCACACCGCTTTCTGCTCCCCAAGACCAGACCTTACCAACTGCCTTCGCCCTTCACCCGCCCTATCCCAATCCCTTCAACGGCGTCGTTACTATCCGCTACGACCTGCCAGAAGAATCTCCGGTGCGGATTGCGGTCTATGACCTCGTTGGGCGCGAGGTGGCAAGACTGGTCGAAGGACGACAGCCTGCTGGGCGGCACAGTGCGGTGTGGAAAGGAGCGGATGCCGCGAGCGGGGTCTATACGATCCAACTTGAAGCGAGCGGGCAAAAGGTCATTCGGAAGGCATTGCTCCTTAAGTGAGCGACCAATAGAAGCCAATGACCATCGGGACAAGCGCCACCATACAGAAACTCGTGCGATTATGCCGTTGTCATCCCCGCGTAGGCGGGGATCCATTCCGGATTGGTTTGACTGGGTTCCCGCCTGCTCGGGGATGACGCCATATATCGCCAATATTTTCAACTTGATGATAAGCGTGTAGTCACTTTGTGATTTAGACTACCTTCAATTCCAATAGGATGCACGATGAAATTTCTGCTTCTAACCCTGCTACTTCTGCCGGCGCTGGCACCTGCGCAGGACAGTCCGGTGATCGAGGAGATCGGCCGGATACGCGCCGCCAAAGTCCTGCAGATTAGCGGCGACGAGATGTTAGCGCAAATGACCATACCAGCCTATGAATTCGCTGGATACGGCACCACCTGGCTGGTCAACTACGACATCAGCGATCCTCTCCAGCCTCAATTGCGGTGGCGGGCGCTTTCTACCCCGTGGGCGGGGTGGGATTTCATACACGAGTATCCCGGCGTCATTTCAAGCGCAGTGCTGAGCGACACCTTGCTATTCGGGTTGAGCCTACGCTATGCGCAAAGTGACATAGTCAGCGGCACGTTCACCGCAGTTGTCGCCTCCTTGGATCCTGAATCGGGCCGTGAATTATGGGCGAGTGGATTCTCGTTTGGATCCGACACCGCTTGGGGCCATTTTAATGGGCCGAAGCCGTCCCGAATGCAGGTGCATAACGGCTATCTTTACGTCGGGATGGGCTATCTCGGGCTGGTGATTTTCGAGATCGTCTCTGCGGACAGTCTGATTGAGGTCGCGCGGACCGATATGGGCTGCGCCGACTTTGCAGCGGTGGGCGACCGCCTCTGGTTCTGGGGATTCACACCTTTGATGGAAGAATGGGGCGAAAACGGTATCGACCTCTCCTCACGTCTCCTCGACATCAGCGATCCTTCGCAGCCTGAAGAACTTGGCGAATTCGATCCGCGATATATCCGCGCCGGTCACTGGCGATTGGACGATTTGATCTATAAACCCCAGCCCGGCGGCTTTTTCCACATCTTCGACATCACTTCCGACACCCCCTTCGAGCCGGTCGATTCGCTGGCATTGCGTTCAACCTCGACCTGGATGGCGCGCGATGGCAATCGCCTCTTTCAACGCACCAGTGACCGGATCTATGTTTATGACATCACGGACCCGACAAGCCCGCAACTCATCGCCCAGGGATCTTACCGAAATCCTGAATTCTATTTGATGGATGGCATTGCGGCAGGCAGGGATAACATCTTCATCTACTCGAGTTGGGATCACATCTTCTATGGCCTTGAGTCAGTGGTCTTCTACTTTGGGCCGAATGCTGTGCCGGAGGAAGCAGATCCCGCACCATCGAACTTCGCCCTCCACGAACCCTATCCCAACCCCTTCAATGGCGTCGTCACCATCCGCTACGACCTGCCCGAAGCGTCTCCGGTGCGGATTGCGGTCTATAACCTGTCAGGGCGCGAGGTGGCAAGGCTCGCCCAAGGGCGTCAACCGGCCGGGCGGCACAGTGTGGTGTGGGAGGAGGCGGATGTTGCGAGCGGGGTCTATGTCGTCCACCTCGACACTCCCGGACATTCCCTGCGCACCAAGACGATTCTGTTAAAGTGAATATACCACTCCACCAACCGGGAGGTTCTGATGCGTCATCGTCTTTTCCGCATGCTATCAGTCTCTGCCGCCCTTCTTGTCCTGACCGCAGCCTCCGTTAGCGCAAGGACTTCAAGCCACCCTGAAGCCCCCCGTCGCGATCCGGGAGGACGACGGGCACTCTTCGCTCTCAATGGTGCAGGACTGAATGCCACCATATCGAACTGGGGCGAATCGGGCAATCCCGACGGCGCTCCCGGTTTCTACGGCTTCGAGTTCCCCCGCACCTCGGGCAACGACTTCCTTTTCTCCGCCGGCATCTGGGTGGGAGCGCGCGTCAACGACGAACCGCTCGTCTCGACCACCACCGACGGCGATAACGGCACCAATGAGTTTTCGCCCTCCCGAGACCGCTTCATGGCGCTCAGCAATGTCTTTGTCGCTCCCCTCTACCGCTTCGGTCTGATGGGCATCGATGACGATGACGATTGGAACGGAGACCGTCACGACCTGGATGATGACGGCCGCCCTTCCTTCGATTGGGACGGCCCGGATAGTGACGCCAACGGGGACGGCAATCCGTTCTACGACCCTGAGCCGCGCATAGATGAAGACCCCCCCGGCAACATCGCAAACGACCTCCTCGACAACGACCACGACGGCCTCGTCGATGCCGATGACGACGACCTCGATGGCGACCTCGATCCCGACTCCGATGACGACGACGGCGACGGCCTTGCCGACGAAGATGTCGCGGCAATGGCGACGCAGGATATCCTCGCAATCTACGACGACACCGATGTCCGGCAAGTCCAGTCACCCGATCCGGATGGCCACTCGCCGCTCGGTATCCGCATCGAACAGCGCGCGCTCTGCTGGCGCATCGTCGATGACCGGATTCGGGATGCGGTGATCTTCGAAGTCACGGTGCGCAACATCGGCCGGGAGACACTTGAGGAGGTTTGCTTCGCTCTCTTCGCCGATCCGGACATCGTCGCCCGCGGCGAGAGCGGAGATGCTGCTTCGGCCGATGATTCCTGTTGGTTCGACCGCGAGCGCCGGATGGCTGTAATGTGCGACGACCTCAACGATGCAGACGGTGCCGGCCCGGGCGCTTTCGCCATGAAGTTGCTTGCGACGCCCGGCAATCCGGACGAGACCTTTTTCACCTACCGAAGTTTCGAGCGTCTCGGCGGAGGCGATCCCGAGACCAATCGGGACAAATATGCGATGATGACCTCGCTTGTCGAAGATGAACCATCGGATTTTCTATCCGATTGGCGGTTCTTGCTCACCTTTCGCTCACATCCCGACGCCGAGCCGTGGCAACTTGAGCCGGGCGGAACGATCCGCATCGCATTTGCTTTCGTAGGGGCCTCGAATCCGCGGGACATCAATGCAGCTTCCGAAGATGTGGAGGACTTTTATCGAGACGCCTTGGTGAGCATCTGGCAGGGCCGTTTCATTCCCTATCCGTCAGAACCGCAAGTCTTCGATCCCGGCACCGGAAACAGCCTCGTCGTTACCTGCCCTCGCTATGGTGAAATCCCGCTGGTGGATGGTGTCGTGTTGCGTTACGGTGATGCTGATGGCATGATCGACGAGATCGATATGGAAGACCGCGACTCGCTGGTGGTCGAAGACCTGAACAATGGCCGGCAATACTGGTTTGTCTTGCAGATTTACGATCAGGAAGGTGAATTTGGCCCCGTTTCCGATACCACGCGTCTTGAGCCGATGCGCATCCCGAGGAAGCCGGCCGGCCTGCAATTGGTGAGCGAAGGCTTGCGCTCCATCGACCTTGCCTGGTCTGCCAATATCGAACTTGACCTTGCCGGATACCGACTTTACCGGTCGACTGACGGCGGCGCCTTCACTCCTGTAGGCGGTTTGATCGAAGCGACGCGTTTCCTTGACAATGTGCCGGTCTTTGCGCTTTATCGTTACCGGTTGACCGCGCTGGACCGTGACGGCAATGAAAGCCGCGCTTACGGTGCCGATTCGCTCGACCGGGCAATCGAAGGCGCGCCCTACACCTTCGACGATCAGCGCATCCTCATCATCGACGAGACCCGCGACGGCAATGGCAATCCCGGATCACCCGACGACGCGGCCGTAGATGAGTTCTACGCCGGCTTGATGGGAGGGCAGGACTGTATCGCGCTTGATCTGCTCCGCTTCAGCGCCGATCAGCAGCGACCACTTGGCGCCCGGGACGCCGGCCGCTTTCAGGCTATCATCTGGCACAACGACGATACCAGTTCCCCACTCCTGGAACCGCATCTTCCATTCCTGATGCGCTTCGTCGAATTGGGGGGAGGTTTCATCTATTCCGGAATGTCCATAGGTGCTAACT
This genomic interval carries:
- a CDS encoding T9SS type A sorting domain-containing protein gives rise to the protein MKFLLLTLLLLPALAPAQDSPVIEEIGRIRAAKVLQISGDEMLAQMTIPAYEFAGYGTTWLVNYDISDPLQPQLRWRALSTPWAGWDFIHEYPGVISSAVLSDTLLFGLSLRYAQSDIVSGTFTAVVASLDPESGRELWASGFSFGSDTAWGHFNGPKPSRMQVHNGYLYVGMGYLGLVIFEIVSADSLIEVARTDMGCADFAAVGDRLWFWGFTPLMEEWGENGIDLSSRLLDISDPSQPEELGEFDPRYIRAGHWRLDDLIYKPQPGGFFHIFDITSDTPFEPVDSLALRSTSTWMARDGNRLFQRTSDRIYVYDITDPTSPQLIAQGSYRNPEFYLMDGIAAGRDNIFIYSSWDHIFYGLESVVFYFGPNAVPEEADPAPSNFALHEPYPNPFNGVVTIRYDLPEASPVRIAVYNLSGREVARLAQGRQPAGRHSVVWEEADVASGVYVVHLDTPGHSLRTKTILLK
- a CDS encoding T9SS type A sorting domain-containing protein — translated: MRHRLFRMLSVSAALLVLTAASVSARTSSHPEAPRRDPGGRRALFALNGAGLNATISNWGESGNPDGAPGFYGFEFPRTSGNDFLFSAGIWVGARVNDEPLVSTTTDGDNGTNEFSPSRDRFMALSNVFVAPLYRFGLMGIDDDDDWNGDRHDLDDDGRPSFDWDGPDSDANGDGNPFYDPEPRIDEDPPGNIANDLLDNDHDGLVDADDDDLDGDLDPDSDDDDGDGLADEDVAAMATQDILAIYDDTDVRQVQSPDPDGHSPLGIRIEQRALCWRIVDDRIRDAVIFEVTVRNIGRETLEEVCFALFADPDIVARGESGDAASADDSCWFDRERRMAVMCDDLNDADGAGPGAFAMKLLATPGNPDETFFTYRSFERLGGGDPETNRDKYAMMTSLVEDEPSDFLSDWRFLLTFRSHPDAEPWQLEPGGTIRIAFAFVGASNPRDINAASEDVEDFYRDALVSIWQGRFIPYPSEPQVFDPGTGNSLVVTCPRYGEIPLVDGVVLRYGDADGMIDEIDMEDRDSLVVEDLNNGRQYWFVLQIYDQEGEFGPVSDTTRLEPMRIPRKPAGLQLVSEGLRSIDLAWSANIELDLAGYRLYRSTDGGAFTPVGGLIEATRFLDNVPVFALYRYRLTALDRDGNESRAYGADSLDRAIEGAPYTFDDQRILIIDETRDGNGNPGSPDDAAVDEFYAGLMGGQDCIALDLLRFSADQQRPLGARDAGRFQAIIWHNDDTSSPLLEPHLPFLMRFVELGGGFIYSGMSIGANFIPGYVGGRVSFSVPITRVFGFREAELSVEREFSGATPEGNWPALNLDRAKVPQNWAGLRNCSYLLGGEPIYRFRSAIGSAFHDLPCASAFVNEGGGRTLALGFPLYFMEQQGALEFMQQALQWIRVDVPQDGLMRPPATFALHPPYPNPFNGVVTIRYDLPEAVRVKLEVYDLSGRLVETLFNGIAEAGQHKAVWNSGQSGSGLYFLKMTTPTRSLSTKAHLIK